The genomic window ATATGACAACAACTTCTTTTTGTAGGTATTTTAAGTTACATACAAAGAAGACCTTTTCCAGATTTATGATTGAGGTTAGGATCAGTAAGGCCTGCAAACTACTTACTGAAGAGCATTATAATGTTGCGCAGGCATGTTATTCGTCGGGATTTAATAATATTTCAAATTTTCATAGACATTTTCGAAGAGTAACGGGATTGACTCCGAACGAGTACAGAAAAAAACTTCAACGTAGTTATTGTTATTGATAAAGATTCAATGACGGTTTTTTGTATCATTTGTTTTTTTCAATTTTCTTAGAAGATTTCTTGATGTGGGTGTAATTGCCAATCCCCCTCGACCGGTACAACAAAAGTCTGAATGCATTTTTTTGCCAACGTTTTTTACAGATTCAATTGTTTCTTCAAATGGAATAACTGGGTCATATCCGCTCAAGGCCATAGTGGCGGATGAAAGAGCATTCATGGCTGCGGCAACGTTTTTTCCAAGACAAGGTACTTCAACCCTGTTAGCTACAGGATCACAAACAAGGCCTATACAATTCTGAAGTGTCATTGAAGCTGCATTTATTGCCTGTCGGGCGTTCCCTCCATAGAGTTGAACCAATGCACCTGCTGCCATGGCTCCGGCAGCTCCCGTTTCGACCTGACAGCCATGCTCCTCAGCTGAAAATCCGGGACCATTGGCTATGAAGACTCCAATCATCCCTGCTGCAAAGTAAGCCTTTATGATATCTTCCAGTGATGATCTCAGTTTTTCACCAACGGCCTTAAGAAGTCCTCCTACTGTCCCGCACGAACCTGCTGTGGGTATAGCTACAATCACCCCAAACGAACTTTTGTATTCCATTATGGCGGAAACATAAGATATGATGAGGTTTACCAATGGATCAAAGTACTCCTGGTTTTTATTTCTGAAATATAAATAATGCGACTGGTGCGGAAGAATCCTGTCCTCATATTGGGTTCCTTCCAGGCCTTTTGTCATGCTATGTTCAACAATATGTATGAGGTCTTCCATCATTTTCTCCAGTTGGCTGTGTTCCAATCCGCTCTTGGCTTGTTCATAAACCATCCCCAACTTGCCCATATCCAGATGATGTTTATTGCCAAAATCCAACATGGAAGGAACGGAAACGAAAGGAATTTCCTGTTCATTTCCTGATAATATTGGTAAAACAGG from Bacteroidales bacterium includes these protein-coding regions:
- a CDS encoding L-serine ammonia-lyase, iron-sulfur-dependent, subunit alpha, with the translated sequence MITQNPSIFNNILGPVMRGPSSSHTAASWRIAKVSLDILNNELSEALVEFDEKGAWASNYEPQGTVLGMSGGLLNIDLKEEKILDYKNIANNRNVNIEYKISSFPTDHPNTVRLTLKSKRGKKIQVTAVSTGGGMMEVKRVNDIPVSIRGDYHELLIFYNNPLDDKEKQKIRDLLTENGFIHWEKNDDFQVLQIKSTQPFAKGLQDQIGKIKKPIHFAQINPVLPILSGNEQEIPFVSVPSMLDFGNKHHLDMGKLGMVYEQAKSGLEHSQLEKMMEDLIHIVEHSMTKGLEGTQYEDRILPHQSHYLYFRNKNQEYFDPLVNLIISYVSAIMEYKSSFGVIVAIPTAGSCGTVGGLLKAVGEKLRSSLEDIIKAYFAAGMIGVFIANGPGFSAEEHGCQVETGAAGAMAAGALVQLYGGNARQAINAASMTLQNCIGLVCDPVANRVEVPCLGKNVAAAMNALSSATMALSGYDPVIPFEETIESVKNVGKKMHSDFCCTGRGGLAITPTSRNLLRKLKKTNDTKNRH